The sequence below is a genomic window from Sphingobacterium sp. ML3W.
CACCATCTTGGTTCTTGATGTCTATTCTTTCTAATTGCAACGAGTTAGATTGCTTAAAACATAATAGATAGATTATAAAACCCACAAACAAAAGATTCAATGCGACTAGTATGCTTAAAAAAGACTTTAGTTTTCTCGGTATTTCCTGCATAGTTTTATGAAATTGCTGGTTTGCAAGCTACGTCATACCAAAATGTTAAGATTGTAAAAAATCAGGAAAAATGAACAAGCCTTTTATTTAAAATTTTCGTAGCCAGTATTTGGCGGTTGGCAATTTTTATTTATGCTGATAAATGAAACTATAATAATAGAATTCCTGATTTTATACAATTAAAATTAAGGTGCAAATCAGAACTTGCAAGGTGATTTACAGCAGGGTACAAAAGGAATATCCGAAGAGTCGGAAAAATCATTCGTATATTGATTTCTAATATATAGGAGACAAAGCGATAAGTTTAGCTGTCTTATAAAATAAATTGTTAACACGGATATTAAAACTCACAAAATAGACGATACAGCAATTGCTGAAATAATTTCTGATAAAATAATAATTAATAACACTGAAGATGCCTTGGATTTGCTAGGTAATATATATTATCAAGGTTTTGATCATATACTTATTTATCAAAAAAATATAACTGCTGATTTTTTTGATTTAAAAAACAAAATGGCAGGAGATATTCTTCAAAAGTTTTCGAACTATCGTGTTCATCTAGTAATAATCGGCGATTTCACAAAATTTACGAGTAAAAGTTTAAAGGATTTTATCTATGAAAGTAATAAGGGTAAGCATGTTAATTTTGTTGAAAATATTAGTGAAGCATTAAATGCTCTTAAGTAAAGTAAATTTTGGTAAAACGGTGAAATAGTAACAAAAATGTCGTTAAATTAAGAAATAAGAATGTTTTTAAGTATGCTGTCCGACAGGTAAACTTAGCCACTATATTGCAAAAGAAAAATATATTCCCTTGGATGAATTATTAAAAGAAGTAGAGTTTGAAGGATAAAATCAGTGTGATAGAACTTAGATAGTTTAATAGCAAACAATAAAATAATGGAAAGTGAATCTCAAATAACAAAGATAAAAACGGTTAAAATATTCAAGACAAACGTTCGAAATTATAAAGATGTAGCTAACATAGTAACTTCTCTTTTAATAATATACCCATCTTATAAGATAAATTTTGATCTTGCTGATGGCGATAATATCCTTAGGATTGAAGCCAATCAATGCGAAATTGATACTGACCAGATTATGCAGTATATGGTCAGTATCGGTTATAGCTGTGAGGGAATAGAATAGTTTTAAAATACAATTACCATTGAATTGCATTTATAAGGTAGACCGAATGAAAAATATTTTCAAAATATATTCATGCAGATTTAGTTTGATTATAGCTCTTTGTGCACCTGTTTCTCTTTTGTTGCCTCTTTCACCAGCTACACCCGCGGGGCCAGCATCTCTCTTTGAGTAGATAGTAAATTGGCATTGTGAATCAGGATATTATGGTTCTATTTTTGCTGTTTTGAAATCTTAAAGATAGAAATTAATCTTTTCATCTATCAATTGAAAATATAGATTGATTCCGAAAATAATATTTACTTTTTAAACGATTGAAATGAGAAAAGAAAATTATGATACAACGATAAAAGAAAAAATAATTAAAACAGGTGACATTGAACTTTGCACAGAAAGTTTTGGGTGCGAAACCCATCCTTCAATTTTACTTATTGCGGGAGCAACAGTTTCAATGCTCTATTGGGACGCTGAGTTCTGTCAAAAATTATCGGATAAAGGATTTTTTGTCATTAGGTACGATAATCGAGATGTTGGAAAATCAACCTTTTACGACCCTGGCACAACGCCTTATGATATCGTTGATTTGACGAATGATGCTATCTCAATATTAGATGGTTACAAGATAAAAAAAGCACATTTTGTAGGTTTATCTTTAGGTGGACTAATCTCCCAAATTTCTTCAATAAAGTATCCCGATAGAGTTAAAACGCTAACACTCCTTTCAACTGGACCATGGGGCGATTCAGACCCTTCTATTCCTGAAATGGATAATCGAATTTTAGAATTTCATAATAAATCTGGAACCGTCGACTGGACGAATGAAAATGCAGTACTAAACCACTTAATTGAAGGAGCAGCATTAATGAGTGGAAGAAAAGGAACTGATATAAAGCGAGCAGAAAAATTAATAAGGGCTGAATTTAAAAGAGCCAGAAACTATATTAGTATGTTTAATCATGCAACACTTCAAGGTGGTGAAGAATATTACAATAGATTAAACGAAATCGAACAACCGACTTTAATCATACACGGTACAGACGATCTTATATGGCATTTTAAAAATACAGAGGCTTTACTAGCAAAGATAAAAGGGTCAAAACTAATTCCGCTTGAAAGAACAGGACACGAGTTGCATCGTGAGGATTGGGATGTAATTATTGACGGAATCGCAAAGCATTTAAATGATTAGCGGACTTCGTTCCTAAATTTTTGGAAAATATCAGCGTCTAATTCTTCTAAAAGACTATTTTCATTCGGCTAGAAACTCAAGTTCATTTCTATTTAATCTATTTCTTAAATTGATATAGCGTGGTTCAGTACTGGCACCCTACCATTCACCTTTTTAACAATCTTTTCAGTAATGGTCTTTTTTCTTCATGTGCATCTATCGGATGCGAAGGCAGGGTGCTATAGCACGAGGTATGGATGTAATCCATTTGCTTCAGCCTTTATAATTAGCTGTAATTTTATTTTTGTGAGTGACACCCCATTCAGCCAGAGCAGTGATAATATCTTTAAGTGATTGACTGTATTCCGTAGGAACATACTCCACAAGAACAGGAGTTTGATCCGCAAAGATTGTCCTTTCTACTAAATGGTTTACTTCCAATTTTTTTAATTCACTCGAAAGTACTCTCGCAGAAATACTATTTAAACTTCGTTGTAAATCGTTGAACCTCGTATGTCCCTCTAAAATTGCTATCATTACTCTAATTGTCCATCTGCCACCTAGAACGTATAGAGCATCTTCTGTTGCTGATAGACGATTTGTGCATTGTAAGGGTGAGTAATCTAATTTATTTGTCGCCATATTTCTTTTTTTAGTAGGTAACTAACCCAAAAGTTACTACTAACATAATAGTAACTACTATAATTTAGTAAGCTAATATACATACTTTTGAAGTATCAAATTTAAAGAAATAAAGATATGAAATCAACAAAAATTACGTACTACACTACAACAGGAATTATTTCAGCAATGATGATATTTATTGCGTTTGAAACTCTTTTGAAACCCGAAGTGAAAGTTTCAATGGAACATTTAGGTTTTCCAGATTATTTCAGAATTGAGATCGGAATTACAAAACTTATCGGTGCAGTTTTTCTTTGGTTGCCAGTTCGCTTATTAAAGGAATCAGCATATATTGGTTTTGCAATTATGTTTGCTTCGGCTTCTTTAGCTCACTATATGGTAGGCGATCCTGTAGGTAAAGTTTTTACAGGATTTATTTTTCTCGCTGTTTTAATTGTTTCTTACGTAAGCCATTCAAAAATCCAAGAAATAAAATGAAGCGTCTCTTTCCGCAGATAAATTTGTCGTAAATTGACAGTTAAATTGTCGTATCTCACCCCTTTTAGTATCAGTTTTTACCACCAACTTTGCTAAAGCATGATGGAGGGTAGCCTTATAAATAATGGTTGAATTGATAGGTCAATTGGCAGAATCCGATGAAAAAACATTTTAAGTTGATTGAAACTGACATCGCGGAGGGCTAATTAATACCTAGACAATGAGGTCGTTAAGTAAATAACAAGAATGAGAAAGATTAGAATTTTCGAACACATCTCCCTTGATGGTGTCATTGAACATGATAAGAACTATTTGTACGGCGGATGGACAGCACCTTATCGCACACCTGCTGGGATGGCGATGCTACTTGAAGCGTATGGTACTGACTTTGACATGCTGATTGGCCGCAAGACTTACGATGAGTTTTTGGGATACTGGCCAAATGCTGGGTACTTTCCGATGGCCAACGCGATAAACGGTGCAACGAAATACGTAATCACCCACAGGCCCGAGAGTCTTGAATGGGAACCAGTAAAGGCCTTGGCTGGAGATATCATAGCAAGCATTCGTAGCCTTAAAACTACAGATGGACCTGACCTTATTCTTTTGGGAAGTATATCACTGACATCTTTGCTACTCTACGCCGGATTAATTGATGAGATTGTTCTGATAGTATATCCCGTATTGTTGGGAAGAGGAAAACGCATTCTTTCAGACAGCTATGATGCCCAAAAACTTCAATTTGTCAATACGGTGGCCACACCAACTGGCGTGCTGCTAAACACTTACAGGTATGTGGGGTCTCTAAATAGCTAATCACATTGGTGGAATAAAAGCTGTATTTATCAGTTTTAAACTTGTATCTTAATCGCGCAGTATTACTTCTGAATGAAGATATATTTTGCAATTTCAATACAGACAGACTTGTCTGTATGTTATTTATTACTTACATTTGCTTTCATAAAGGATATAGATATGCTTACTCCCAGAGAAAGAATTATAGAAACTGCGTCACTACTATTTCATCAACAAGGTTACAATAGTACAGGAATTAATCAAATTATTAAAGAGGCCAATGTTGCTAAGGCTAGTTTTTACCAACACTTCAAATCGAAAGATGATTTATGTCTAGCATTTTTAAGTACTAGACATGAATATTGGTTTTCTGAATTGATGACGTACATTTCAGAATCGAATGGAACTAAGAAAAGAATATTAGCCGCTTTTGATTTCATTATTTATATGAACGAAAAGGAAAACTTTAGAGGATGTAGCTTTTTAAACACCTTATCAGAAATATCAATAGAACAGGTTGCCATACTTTCCGTCATACAGTCGCATAAAAAAGATCTCAGATTATTCTTTGAAAAAGAACTCGGACAAAAATTGTTATCCGCTCATATCTATCTATTGTTTGAAAGTTCAATTATTGGGAGCCAGCTTTATAAATCGAATGAATTAGTGGAAAAATCGAAATTAATCGTAGATAACTTAATTTTAATTATGGAACAGAGACATCCGCTTCCTCCATTTACATTGGAGACAGCTAAACAAAAAATTCAAATGGCTGAAGATGCTTGGAACAGTCAAAACCCCGAAAGAGTTTCAATGGCTTACACTTTAGATAGCGAATGGAGAAATCGAAATCTGTTTATTAATGGTCGGCAAGAGATCGTTCTATTTTTGGCCAATAAATGGAAAAATGAACTGGATTATAAACTCAAAAAAGAATATTGGTCACATACAGACAACAGAATTGCAGTCAGGTTTGAATACGAGTATAGAAATAAAGAAGGAAAATGGTTTAGAGCCTACGGTAACGAAAATTGGGAATTTGACGAAAACGGTTTGATGCAAAAAAGATATGCTTGCATCAATGATCTCGAAATAAACGAGGCGGATAAGTACTTGTAAATCTAATATACTAATGTGTTAATAATTAGATAAAGAGTTACTTAACAAAAGCTAATCTTAAGGTTAGCTTTTGTTAAGTATAAACATATTCGGATGAGAATTGGTCCCCCCTGATTCTTTTTTCTCTTTATCATTCTTCATAGCCCCTACGGCACCCAGTCCCAGTGCAGTATATTTTAGGATATTTAATTGGGGCGATCAACACCCTTTGAAAATTTGAAGTACTTATTCCTTTAACTTAATTCATAAACACTTCGAGTTTAAATAATGATTAAAAGTTAAAATCAAGAATACTTCTGAATGTGAAATTTTGAGATTAAACGGGTTACCCTATTTAAAGTAGATTTTATGCAAACCTAAGCGATTACTGAT
It includes:
- a CDS encoding DoxX family protein, with the translated sequence MKSTKITYYTTTGIISAMMIFIAFETLLKPEVKVSMEHLGFPDYFRIEIGITKLIGAVFLWLPVRLLKESAYIGFAIMFASASLAHYMVGDPVGKVFTGFIFLAVLIVSYVSHSKIQEIK
- a CDS encoding DUF4180 domain-containing protein, producing MDLLGNIYYQGFDHILIYQKNITADFFDLKNKMAGDILQKFSNYRVHLVIIGDFTKFTSKSLKDFIYESNKGKHVNFVENISEALNALK
- a CDS encoding DUF1348 family protein; its protein translation is MLTPRERIIETASLLFHQQGYNSTGINQIIKEANVAKASFYQHFKSKDDLCLAFLSTRHEYWFSELMTYISESNGTKKRILAAFDFIIYMNEKENFRGCSFLNTLSEISIEQVAILSVIQSHKKDLRLFFEKELGQKLLSAHIYLLFESSIIGSQLYKSNELVEKSKLIVDNLILIMEQRHPLPPFTLETAKQKIQMAEDAWNSQNPERVSMAYTLDSEWRNRNLFINGRQEIVLFLANKWKNELDYKLKKEYWSHTDNRIAVRFEYEYRNKEGKWFRAYGNENWEFDENGLMQKRYACINDLEINEADKYL
- a CDS encoding methyltransferase type 11, which encodes MESESQITKIKTVKIFKTNVRNYKDVANIVTSLLIIYPSYKINFDLADGDNILRIEANQCEIDTDQIMQYMVSIGYSCEGIE
- a CDS encoding winged helix-turn-helix transcriptional regulator; translated protein: MATNKLDYSPLQCTNRLSATEDALYVLGGRWTIRVMIAILEGHTRFNDLQRSLNSISARVLSSELKKLEVNHLVERTIFADQTPVLVEYVPTEYSQSLKDIITALAEWGVTHKNKITANYKG
- the estT gene encoding macrolide hydrolase EstT, with product MRKENYDTTIKEKIIKTGDIELCTESFGCETHPSILLIAGATVSMLYWDAEFCQKLSDKGFFVIRYDNRDVGKSTFYDPGTTPYDIVDLTNDAISILDGYKIKKAHFVGLSLGGLISQISSIKYPDRVKTLTLLSTGPWGDSDPSIPEMDNRILEFHNKSGTVDWTNENAVLNHLIEGAALMSGRKGTDIKRAEKLIRAEFKRARNYISMFNHATLQGGEEYYNRLNEIEQPTLIIHGTDDLIWHFKNTEALLAKIKGSKLIPLERTGHELHREDWDVIIDGIAKHLND
- a CDS encoding dihydrofolate reductase family protein, coding for MYGGWTAPYRTPAGMAMLLEAYGTDFDMLIGRKTYDEFLGYWPNAGYFPMANAINGATKYVITHRPESLEWEPVKALAGDIIASIRSLKTTDGPDLILLGSISLTSLLLYAGLIDEIVLIVYPVLLGRGKRILSDSYDAQKLQFVNTVATPTGVLLNTYRYVGSLNS